The following proteins are co-located in the Planococcus plakortidis genome:
- a CDS encoding NUDIX hydrolase gives METRRKVFAYITRGEENNRELLVFEYKGEPEVGLQVPGGTIGEGELLIDALYREVKEETGLPRDVLEFVGKIHKYNYYPAHKDKAYERNIFHFEYTGEKVDEFEHTIKSEGRDNGLVVQYRWEPIEDLPKLAADQDEAIELLEY, from the coding sequence ATGGAAACAAGAAGAAAGGTGTTTGCCTATATCACCAGAGGCGAAGAAAATAATCGTGAACTGCTTGTATTCGAATATAAAGGCGAACCCGAGGTCGGGCTGCAAGTGCCAGGCGGAACGATCGGGGAAGGCGAATTATTGATCGATGCCTTGTACCGCGAAGTGAAAGAAGAAACCGGATTGCCGCGCGATGTGCTGGAATTTGTCGGGAAGATCCACAAATACAATTACTATCCGGCCCATAAAGACAAAGCATACGAGCGCAACATTTTCCATTTTGAATACACTGGCGAAAAAGTCGACGAGTTTGAGCATACGATCAAAAGCGAAGGGCGCGATAACGGCCTTGTCGTTCAGTACCGCTGGGAACCGATCGAAGATTTGCCGAAGCTTGCGGCAGACCAGGACGAAGCCATCGAATTGCTGGAATATTAA
- a CDS encoding cytochrome ubiquinol oxidase subunit I yields MGFEDVAFQSRILTLMTLSFHIIYATIGVGVPLMIMIAQWVGIRKNDEHYILLARRWARGFVITVAVGVVTGTAIGLQLSLLWPNFMQMAGNVIALPLFMEVFAFFFEAIFLGIYLYTWDRFEDQRKHFLLLVPVALGAAASSVFITIVNSFMNAPQGFDVLNGELVNVSPLLAMFSPAVPTKVAHVLSTAFMTSAFVLASIAAFRLLRGSNHIYHKKALFLTMKLALVFSVATAIIGDFSGKYLAEYQPEKLAAAEWHFETGPEAELVLFGVLDGEEPKYAIRIPYALSILAHGVPSGEVIGLNDFPEDEIPPLWIHYLFDTMVTLGMWLAFFSFVYVVGAWRGWSIVTRKWFRWLTVLSGPLAMLAIQAGWWFTEVGRQPWILRGYMKTSEGATASGQVDLMIVMFAGLYVILGIGTVVVLSRMYKRNPVEKELAQRESVKGGDES; encoded by the coding sequence TTGGGATTTGAAGATGTGGCGTTTCAAAGCCGTATATTGACCTTAATGACCCTATCTTTCCACATTATCTATGCAACGATCGGTGTCGGGGTCCCGCTCATGATCATGATCGCCCAATGGGTCGGGATCAGGAAAAATGATGAGCATTACATCCTCCTGGCGCGGCGTTGGGCGAGAGGGTTCGTCATTACGGTCGCGGTCGGCGTCGTGACCGGTACCGCCATCGGGCTGCAATTATCATTATTATGGCCGAACTTTATGCAGATGGCGGGGAATGTCATTGCGCTTCCGCTGTTCATGGAAGTTTTTGCCTTTTTCTTTGAAGCGATTTTCCTCGGGATCTATTTGTATACGTGGGACCGTTTTGAAGACCAGCGCAAACATTTTCTATTGCTGGTTCCGGTCGCACTCGGGGCGGCTGCTTCCTCTGTATTCATCACTATCGTCAATTCGTTCATGAATGCGCCGCAAGGCTTTGATGTGCTGAACGGCGAGCTGGTCAATGTGAGCCCATTGCTTGCGATGTTCAGCCCGGCCGTGCCGACGAAAGTCGCGCACGTCCTGTCGACCGCGTTCATGACGAGCGCATTCGTCTTGGCCTCAATCGCGGCTTTCCGCCTGCTGCGCGGATCGAATCATATCTACCACAAAAAAGCATTGTTCCTGACAATGAAGCTCGCGCTGGTCTTTTCGGTTGCGACCGCCATCATCGGCGACTTTTCAGGAAAATACTTGGCCGAGTACCAGCCGGAGAAGCTGGCAGCTGCGGAATGGCATTTTGAAACGGGACCGGAAGCTGAACTTGTGCTGTTCGGCGTGTTGGACGGCGAAGAGCCAAAATACGCCATCCGCATTCCATACGCGCTAAGCATCTTGGCGCACGGTGTACCGAGCGGTGAAGTCATCGGCTTGAATGATTTCCCAGAAGATGAAATTCCGCCGCTGTGGATCCATTACCTGTTCGATACGATGGTCACGCTCGGCATGTGGCTTGCGTTCTTCTCCTTCGTCTACGTCGTCGGCGCATGGCGCGGCTGGTCCATTGTCACGAGAAAATGGTTCCGCTGGCTGACTGTGCTGAGTGGGCCACTGGCGATGCTCGCGATACAGGCTGGCTGGTGGTTCACGGAAGTCGGCAGGCAGCCGTGGATCTTGCGCGGCTATATGAAGACGAGTGAAGGGGCGACGGCAAGCGGACAAGTCGATTTGATGATCGTCATGTTCGCCGGCCTTTATGTCATTCTCGGAATCGGGACGGTCGTCGTCTTGTCACGCATGTACAAACGCAATCCGGTCGAGAAAGAATTGGCACAGCGTGAATCCGTAAAAGGCGGTGATGAATCATGA
- a CDS encoding cytochrome d ubiquinol oxidase subunit II — protein sequence MTLEIIGISVLWLFLFLYVIVASIDFGAGFFNAYSAFSDKQHILTGIIQRYLSPVWEVTNVFFVFFFVGIIGFFPQTAFYYGTTLLVPASIALILLAIRGSYYAFATYGAKINHRGYIYMYGLSGLLLPAALSPVLAISEGGFMRLEDGQPSLDYWALFTSPLMWSIVVLSIAAVLYISSVFLTWYAWKAGDEKATQLVRKYALIWAGPTIITATGIIFELRGHSPEHYANLLDLWWMFALSFLLFLGTVYLIWKKRNYGLAFILLVGQFFTAFFAYGASHYPYLLYPHLTIYDSFTNESMAIALIIAFIAGLGLLLPSLYLLFRLFLFDKDYVKGKSDYHA from the coding sequence ATGACACTCGAAATTATTGGGATTTCCGTCCTTTGGCTGTTTTTGTTCCTCTACGTCATCGTGGCGTCGATTGATTTCGGCGCTGGATTCTTTAACGCCTACAGTGCGTTTTCCGACAAGCAGCATATCCTGACAGGCATTATCCAGCGCTATCTGTCACCGGTGTGGGAAGTGACGAACGTCTTTTTCGTTTTCTTCTTCGTCGGCATCATCGGGTTCTTCCCGCAGACGGCGTTCTATTACGGCACGACATTGCTCGTTCCGGCAAGCATCGCGCTCATCTTGCTGGCCATACGCGGTTCTTACTATGCGTTTGCGACATACGGCGCGAAGATCAATCACCGCGGTTATATATACATGTACGGCTTGTCCGGCCTATTGCTTCCGGCGGCATTGTCCCCGGTGCTGGCCATTTCAGAAGGCGGCTTCATGCGTCTTGAGGACGGGCAGCCATCACTTGATTACTGGGCGCTTTTCACGAGCCCACTCATGTGGAGCATCGTCGTCTTGAGCATTGCCGCAGTATTGTATATTTCCTCCGTGTTCCTGACTTGGTACGCCTGGAAAGCGGGAGACGAGAAAGCGACGCAGCTCGTCCGCAAATATGCGCTGATCTGGGCCGGCCCGACGATTATCACGGCGACGGGCATCATCTTTGAACTGCGCGGGCATAGCCCGGAACATTACGCGAACTTGCTCGATCTGTGGTGGATGTTCGCGCTATCGTTCCTGTTGTTCCTCGGCACCGTCTATTTGATCTGGAAGAAACGCAATTACGGCTTGGCGTTTATCTTGCTTGTCGGCCAGTTCTTTACCGCGTTCTTCGCTTACGGCGCGTCCCATTACCCGTATCTGTTGTATCCGCATTTGACGATTTACGACAGCTTTACGAATGAATCGATGGCGATCGCCTTGATCATCGCCTTTATTGCAGGGCTCGGGCTATTGCTGCCATCGCTTTACCTATTATTCCGCTTGTTCCTGTTCGACAAAGATTACGTCAAAGGGAAATCGGATTACCATGCCTGA
- the cydS gene encoding cytochrome bd oxidase small subunit CydS: MNDFFIFYAPFLVIILAIAVGFWISLKDGPVTKDKK, from the coding sequence ATGAATGATTTTTTCATTTTCTATGCGCCGTTTCTGGTGATCATCCTGGCGATTGCCGTCGGTTTCTGGATCTCGCTGAAAGATGGCCCGGTAACGAAAGATAAGAAATAA
- the rlmD gene encoding 23S rRNA (uracil(1939)-C(5))-methyltransferase RlmD, whose translation MKPVTKNDRLSVYVEDLTHDGAGVAKVDGYPLFIKDALPGETVTVHVLKTLKSYGFAKLVSIEEKSADRIDAPCPVFEICGGCQLQHLSYEGQLKYKEKVVRDAMARLGKLPDVPVHPVKGMDNPWRYRNKSQIPFSQQDGRVVAGFYQPRSHRIADTDICLIQTPEADTLMASLKRNLQDMGIEPYEEKTHRGMLRHVVLRKGRETDELMVVLVTKKQKFPQAERAVEAIRAALPDVTSIMQNVNPEKTNVIFGNETINLWGKDIIEDRIGDVRFEISARSFYQVNPEQTEVLYGQALDYAGLTGSETVIDAYCGIGTISLFLAQRAKFVMGVEIVPQAIEDAKRNADLNGFTNTLFEAGPAEEVIPRWYKEGKEADVLVVDPPRKGCDEALLQTMLEQRPERIVYVSCNPATLARDLRILEDGGYRTQEVQPVDMFPQTTHVECVAWLTRS comes from the coding sequence ATGAAACCAGTAACGAAAAATGACCGCTTATCGGTCTATGTTGAAGACTTGACGCATGACGGTGCCGGCGTCGCCAAAGTGGACGGCTATCCGCTGTTCATCAAGGATGCATTGCCTGGAGAGACCGTGACAGTGCATGTGCTGAAAACCTTAAAATCATATGGATTTGCCAAACTCGTCTCGATTGAAGAGAAATCCGCAGACCGTATCGACGCGCCGTGCCCGGTGTTTGAGATTTGCGGCGGCTGTCAATTGCAGCATCTGTCCTACGAAGGGCAATTGAAGTACAAAGAAAAAGTCGTGCGCGATGCGATGGCGCGTCTCGGCAAATTACCCGATGTGCCGGTCCATCCGGTCAAAGGCATGGACAACCCGTGGCGCTACCGCAACAAATCGCAGATCCCGTTCAGCCAACAAGATGGCCGTGTGGTCGCGGGCTTTTACCAACCGCGCTCACACCGCATTGCGGATACCGATATCTGCCTGATCCAAACGCCGGAAGCGGACACGTTGATGGCATCACTCAAGCGCAATCTGCAGGACATGGGCATCGAACCGTACGAAGAAAAGACACATCGCGGCATGCTGCGCCATGTCGTCCTGCGCAAAGGGCGCGAGACGGACGAATTGATGGTCGTGTTGGTGACGAAGAAACAGAAATTCCCCCAAGCCGAGCGTGCCGTCGAAGCGATCCGCGCAGCATTGCCGGACGTGACGTCGATCATGCAGAACGTCAATCCTGAAAAAACCAATGTCATTTTCGGGAACGAAACCATCAACCTATGGGGCAAAGACATCATTGAAGACCGGATCGGCGATGTGCGCTTCGAGATCTCTGCGCGTTCGTTCTATCAGGTCAACCCGGAACAGACGGAAGTCCTGTACGGGCAGGCGCTTGATTACGCGGGGCTGACTGGAAGCGAAACGGTGATCGATGCGTATTGCGGCATCGGCACGATTTCGCTATTCCTTGCACAGCGCGCAAAATTCGTCATGGGCGTCGAGATCGTCCCGCAGGCGATCGAAGACGCCAAGCGCAATGCCGATTTGAACGGCTTCACCAATACCTTATTCGAAGCTGGCCCTGCTGAAGAAGTCATTCCGCGCTGGTATAAAGAGGGCAAAGAAGCCGATGTGCTTGTCGTCGACCCGCCGCGCAAGGGCTGTGACGAAGCGCTTCTCCAGACGATGCTCGAACAAAGACCCGAGCGCATCGTCTATGTTTCCTGCAACCCCGCGACATTGGCGCGTGATCTGCGCATTTTGGAAGACGGCGGCTACCGGACGCAGGAAGTGCAGCCGGTCGATATGTTCCCGCAGACGACGCACGTTGAATGTGTCGCTTGGCTAACGAGAAGCTGA
- the fbpA gene encoding Fur-regulated basic protein FbpA, which produces MEHIPESKFEDKRSMVIDELVSNNVFKINGRQLYELSLYELLKEYTDKSLSS; this is translated from the coding sequence ATGGAACACATACCCGAGTCGAAATTCGAAGACAAACGGTCGATGGTCATTGATGAGCTTGTTTCGAACAATGTCTTCAAGATCAACGGCAGACAGCTCTATGAACTGTCCTTATATGAACTGTTAAAGGAATATACCGATAAAAGCCTAAGCTCATAA
- a CDS encoding amidase family protein, which translates to MHHQKLEDYRKNKLDEMTIGELQKEMEAGNLTSEELVLMYKENISLRDKNTRAVLEINPDALLAAQALDFERKHKGPRSKLHGIPLLVKDNMDTADKMHTSAGSLAMADHYALRDAKVVEKLRAAGAVILGKTNMTEWANFMSDKMTNGYSSRGGQVKNPYGAFDVGGSSSGSAAGVASNLAAAAVGTETSGSIINPAAQNSLVGIKPTIGLVSRTGIIPLSHTQDTAGPLARTVEDAVAVFEVLIGKDEEDSITAFADQFTDYDWGRHLKKDGLSGARFGIDRQLFEDIPGEQAELFEKAVSKLKEFGADVKEIDLGADQEDLGFAVLLHEFKADLNAYLARSNPEHPVRSMGDVIAFNNEHPETMLKFGQNLLEQADRMSGKLTEREYVEALERNRFLAAEQGMNETFRETGVDALLLPKDFGCNIGAAAGFPSITVPYGLTESGEPFGITFAGQAFDEPKLIEYAYAFEQATAGRSQPS; encoded by the coding sequence ATGCACCATCAAAAATTGGAAGACTACCGGAAAAACAAGCTTGATGAAATGACGATTGGCGAATTGCAGAAAGAGATGGAAGCAGGAAACCTCACTTCGGAAGAACTCGTGCTTATGTATAAAGAGAATATCTCGCTGCGCGATAAAAATACCCGCGCCGTGCTCGAGATCAACCCGGATGCCTTACTTGCTGCCCAAGCATTGGATTTTGAGCGGAAGCATAAAGGGCCGCGCTCAAAACTGCACGGCATCCCGCTTCTCGTGAAAGACAATATGGACACCGCAGACAAAATGCATACCAGCGCCGGTTCACTCGCCATGGCGGACCATTACGCGCTGCGCGATGCGAAAGTGGTGGAAAAGCTGCGTGCAGCAGGGGCGGTCATCCTTGGGAAAACGAACATGACCGAGTGGGCGAATTTCATGAGCGATAAAATGACTAATGGCTATAGCTCGCGTGGGGGCCAAGTGAAAAACCCGTATGGTGCATTCGATGTCGGCGGATCGAGTTCAGGATCGGCGGCCGGAGTGGCATCGAACTTGGCTGCGGCTGCGGTCGGGACGGAAACTTCGGGGTCGATCATCAATCCTGCAGCACAGAACAGCCTGGTCGGCATCAAGCCGACGATCGGCCTGGTCAGCCGTACAGGAATCATTCCCTTGTCGCACACACAAGATACTGCCGGGCCGCTTGCGCGCACTGTGGAAGATGCGGTGGCGGTTTTCGAAGTCCTGATCGGCAAAGATGAAGAAGACAGCATTACGGCATTTGCCGATCAGTTCACAGATTACGATTGGGGCCGGCATTTGAAAAAAGATGGGCTATCCGGCGCACGATTCGGGATTGACCGCCAATTGTTTGAAGACATCCCGGGTGAACAAGCAGAACTATTCGAAAAAGCGGTCAGCAAGCTGAAGGAATTCGGGGCGGACGTGAAGGAGATCGACCTGGGCGCGGACCAGGAAGACCTCGGGTTTGCGGTCCTGCTCCATGAGTTCAAAGCGGACTTGAACGCCTACTTGGCACGTTCGAATCCTGAGCATCCGGTCCGTTCGATGGGCGATGTCATCGCATTCAATAATGAACATCCTGAAACGATGCTGAAATTCGGCCAGAATTTGCTTGAACAGGCAGATAGGATGAGCGGTAAACTAACGGAACGTGAATACGTCGAGGCACTTGAGCGCAACCGTTTTTTGGCTGCCGAGCAAGGCATGAACGAAACTTTCAGGGAAACAGGCGTCGATGCGCTTCTTTTGCCGAAAGATTTCGGATGCAATATCGGCGCGGCCGCTGGTTTTCCTTCGATTACCGTGCCCTATGGATTGACGGAATCAGGCGAACCGTTCGGCATCACGTTTGCGGGCCAGGCATTCGACGAACCGAAGCTGATCGAATATGCTTATGCGTTTGAACAAGCAACAGCGGGGCGGAGCCAACCATCATAA
- a CDS encoding TetR/AcrR family transcriptional regulator, giving the protein MNPKKQQIINAAHRLFIQKGYNASSIQDILDEAGISKGTFYNYFTSKSECLIALMESISEDIRTARIAAALGESPSDADLFARQLAVRIRMNHEKNLFSLYESIFYSQDVELKAFGKSQYIAELRWLSNRIVDMFGEEARPYALENAAMANGALQQLMHVWRLGTDQQLPLDELTDYIVLRMKQAVEIQLKDGKRFLSERLLEESAELQTLTDSAKQLKALAAAAEDPDLQQLIAFLADELAAEKPRKAIVNSVLTTLGQSTDDAELQIYLEQVWRQIK; this is encoded by the coding sequence ATGAATCCTAAAAAACAGCAAATCATCAATGCCGCCCATCGCCTGTTTATCCAAAAAGGCTATAATGCCTCGTCCATCCAAGACATTCTGGACGAAGCCGGAATTTCCAAAGGCACGTTCTATAATTACTTCACCTCGAAATCGGAATGCCTGATTGCCTTAATGGAATCGATCAGTGAAGATATCCGGACAGCACGCATTGCCGCTGCTTTGGGGGAGTCGCCTTCCGATGCGGATCTATTCGCCAGGCAATTGGCGGTCCGCATCCGCATGAACCATGAGAAAAATCTATTTTCCTTGTATGAAAGCATTTTCTATTCACAAGACGTGGAGTTAAAAGCATTCGGAAAAAGCCAGTATATTGCCGAACTCAGGTGGCTCAGCAACCGAATTGTCGATATGTTCGGCGAAGAGGCCAGGCCATATGCGCTTGAGAATGCAGCGATGGCGAACGGGGCGCTTCAGCAATTGATGCATGTATGGCGCCTTGGCACCGACCAGCAATTGCCGCTCGATGAACTGACGGACTATATCGTGCTCCGTATGAAACAAGCCGTTGAAATCCAGTTAAAGGACGGCAAGCGATTTTTATCCGAGCGTCTATTGGAGGAAAGCGCGGAACTGCAGACTTTAACCGACAGTGCCAAACAACTGAAAGCACTTGCCGCTGCCGCGGAAGATCCTGACTTGCAGCAATTAATTGCATTTCTCGCCGATGAACTCGCGGCCGAAAAGCCGCGCAAAGCCATCGTCAATAGCGTGCTGACCACTTTAGGCCAGAGCACGGATGATGCCGAACTGCAGATTTACCTGGAACAAGTGTGGCGCCAGATCAAATGA
- a CDS encoding MDR family MFS transporter, whose protein sequence is MKETTKPPYGIIAILFTGAFVAIFNQTLLNIALPEIMIDLSVDAATAQWLVTGYMLVNGILIPASAYLIQRYSNRAIFIVAMSLFSLGTLFAAVAPVFSILLIGRMVQASGAALMMPLLMNVMLAAFPIEKRGQAMGLFGMVMVVAPAIGPTLSGFIVQTYSWRILFLIVLPIALIPLLLGIFKLKNLTFQNRELSLDPLSLVLSSLGFGGILYGFSSAGSLGWENPAVYLTIAVGIISLLIFTFRQLKLEEPLLELRVYKHPMFALSSIISVTLSMAMFSAMILMPIYIQTIKGISPIQSGLMMLPGALVMGVMSPVTGRLFDRFGAKVLALPGLAIVVFTTFLFSNLSMETGYYEIMAIYTLRMFGISMVMMPVMTNGLNQLPMKSYPHGTAINNTLQQVSGAIGSAFLVTLMNTRTESAARELIASGVPEQAATISAMLEGINYSFTVSTVIALAAFLLAFFIKKPGQAVGKIQKEQKDRVYKQRYAD, encoded by the coding sequence ATGAAAGAAACGACAAAACCACCTTATGGAATAATCGCCATCCTGTTTACCGGGGCATTTGTGGCGATCTTCAACCAAACTTTGCTGAATATCGCCCTGCCGGAGATCATGATTGACTTATCTGTCGATGCTGCGACCGCCCAATGGCTTGTTACAGGTTATATGCTTGTCAACGGCATCCTGATTCCTGCCAGTGCTTATTTAATACAACGCTATTCAAATCGTGCCATTTTCATTGTGGCCATGTCCTTGTTTTCGCTAGGGACATTGTTCGCCGCTGTGGCGCCGGTTTTTTCAATACTGTTGATCGGCCGTATGGTGCAGGCTTCAGGCGCTGCCCTGATGATGCCGTTATTGATGAATGTCATGCTTGCCGCGTTCCCGATCGAGAAAAGGGGGCAAGCAATGGGGCTCTTCGGGATGGTCATGGTCGTAGCGCCGGCAATAGGCCCAACGCTCTCGGGGTTTATCGTCCAGACCTACTCATGGAGAATCCTGTTCCTCATCGTACTGCCAATAGCCTTGATCCCGTTGCTCCTCGGGATTTTCAAATTGAAAAACCTGACATTCCAAAACCGCGAGTTGTCGCTTGACCCATTATCGCTTGTACTGTCGAGCCTCGGTTTTGGCGGGATTCTGTACGGCTTCAGTTCAGCGGGATCGCTTGGATGGGAAAACCCGGCTGTCTATTTGACGATCGCGGTCGGAATCATTTCATTGCTAATCTTCACCTTCCGCCAATTAAAATTGGAGGAACCGTTATTGGAGCTCCGTGTTTACAAGCACCCGATGTTCGCGTTGTCTTCCATCATTTCGGTCACTTTGTCGATGGCAATGTTCTCTGCGATGATCCTTATGCCAATCTATATCCAGACGATCAAGGGCATCTCTCCGATCCAGTCCGGCTTGATGATGTTGCCGGGCGCGCTCGTCATGGGTGTCATGTCGCCGGTGACCGGCCGCTTGTTCGACCGGTTCGGCGCGAAAGTGTTGGCATTGCCGGGTCTCGCGATTGTCGTCTTCACCACCTTTTTGTTCAGCAATTTGTCGATGGAGACTGGATATTATGAAATCATGGCCATCTATACCTTGCGCATGTTCGGGATCTCGATGGTCATGATGCCGGTCATGACGAATGGGCTCAACCAATTGCCGATGAAATCCTATCCACACGGTACGGCGATCAATAATACCTTGCAGCAAGTCTCAGGCGCGATCGGTTCCGCATTCCTGGTCACGCTTATGAACACGCGGACGGAATCGGCTGCACGCGAGCTCATCGCTTCAGGCGTCCCGGAGCAGGCAGCTACGATTTCCGCCATGCTTGAAGGCATTAATTATTCCTTCACGGTTTCGACGGTTATCGCATTAGCTGCATTCCTGCTTGCGTTCTTCATCAAAAAGCCTGGGCAGGCTGTAGGGAAAATACAGAAAGAACAAAAAGACCGAGTTTATAAACAACGTTACGCTGATTGA
- a CDS encoding DEAD/DEAH box helicase, translated as MKFIEELSPVWQEKWKQTGFAEAMPIQEQMVPEMLAGNDIVAESPTGSGKTLAYILPILERVNPKKPNTQAMIIAPSQELAMQIVNVLREWTAGTDVTVTPLIGGANIQRQLDKLKKKPTIVVGTPGRLSELVKTKKLKMHEVRILVLDEGDQLMSREHRGVMKELIEKTQQDRQLVLVSATVTEEIELVAERLMKHPTRLQVSAEEMPKQGKVTHSFIKVDERDKTDLLRSLSHMDGIKALAFVNNLDQVLMKESKLKFRDAKIATLHSEMKKEERKKALDDFRKGNTAVLIATEVAARGLDIEQLTHVIHVDAPMTLEQYLHRSGRTGRAGADGEVLTLLAYADEKHYKKLTKELPGKPVQKVMYGGNLIEGNSKTISAKGKK; from the coding sequence ATGAAATTTATTGAAGAGCTAAGTCCTGTATGGCAGGAAAAATGGAAACAGACCGGTTTTGCCGAGGCGATGCCGATCCAGGAGCAGATGGTTCCTGAAATGCTCGCAGGCAACGATATCGTAGCCGAATCCCCGACCGGATCCGGGAAAACCTTGGCATATATTTTGCCGATCCTGGAGCGTGTCAACCCGAAAAAACCGAATACACAGGCGATGATCATCGCCCCGTCACAGGAACTCGCGATGCAAATCGTCAACGTCTTGCGCGAATGGACAGCCGGAACGGATGTCACGGTCACGCCGTTGATCGGCGGCGCCAACATCCAGCGGCAATTGGATAAATTGAAGAAAAAGCCGACGATCGTCGTCGGGACACCGGGACGTTTAAGTGAACTGGTGAAGACGAAAAAGCTCAAGATGCATGAAGTGCGCATCCTGGTGCTGGACGAGGGCGACCAATTGATGTCGCGCGAGCACCGTGGCGTCATGAAAGAACTGATCGAAAAAACCCAGCAGGACCGGCAATTGGTACTGGTATCGGCGACCGTCACCGAGGAAATCGAATTGGTGGCGGAGCGCTTGATGAAGCATCCGACACGCTTGCAAGTATCGGCTGAAGAGATGCCGAAACAGGGCAAGGTGACTCATTCGTTCATCAAAGTCGATGAACGCGACAAGACCGATCTGCTTCGCAGTTTGTCGCATATGGACGGCATCAAGGCCTTGGCTTTCGTCAACAACCTGGACCAGGTTTTGATGAAAGAAAGCAAATTGAAATTCCGCGATGCGAAAATCGCAACATTGCATTCCGAAATGAAAAAAGAAGAACGGAAGAAAGCATTGGATGACTTCCGTAAAGGAAACACAGCTGTATTGATCGCAACGGAAGTGGCGGCACGCGGGCTCGATATCGAGCAATTGACGCATGTCATCCACGTGGATGCGCCCATGACGCTGGAACAATATTTACACCGTTCCGGCAGAACCGGCCGTGCGGGGGCTGATGGGGAAGTGCTGACGCTTCTTGCCTATGCCGATGAGAAGCATTACAAGAAACTGACGAAGGAATTGCCGGGGAAACCGGTGCAGAAAGTCATGTATGGAGGCAACTTGATAGAAGGCAATAGCAAAACCATTTCAGCAAAGGGGAAAAAATGA
- a CDS encoding aminopeptidase: protein MGFQEKLAQYAELAVRVGVNIQPGQELLIATTTDTVEFTRLVVEKAYEAGAKQVHIAFSDPVVTRTHYELAPEASFREFPDWVVKQRDAIIDQKGAFLWIDAEDPDLLTGIPAKRLSDAQKSAGKALERYRQAVGSDKIAWSIVAIPSEKWAQKVFPGEHDQMAALWQAIFQTVRIGDGDAVALWNAHISSLERRASALNERRYKKLHYRAPGTDLTIGLPQGHIWMSGASRTPDEVPFIANIPTEEVYTVPAKLEVEGIVRNTKPLIYQGNIIDGFTLQFENGRITEAQAEVGQELLDELISADEGAAYLGEVALVPVKSPISDSGILFYNTLFDENASNHLAIGDSYPTCLEGGKDMDRQQLKEYGLNTSIVHEDFMIGSSDMDIDGIREDGKTEAIFRKGNWAF, encoded by the coding sequence ATGGGTTTTCAGGAAAAACTAGCGCAATACGCGGAATTGGCCGTCCGTGTCGGTGTCAACATCCAGCCAGGGCAGGAGCTGCTGATTGCGACGACGACAGACACCGTGGAATTCACGCGTTTGGTCGTCGAGAAAGCGTATGAAGCGGGGGCGAAGCAGGTCCATATTGCGTTCTCGGACCCGGTGGTGACAAGGACGCATTATGAATTGGCACCAGAGGCGTCATTCCGCGAATTCCCGGATTGGGTCGTCAAGCAGCGCGACGCCATCATCGACCAAAAAGGCGCGTTTTTGTGGATTGACGCGGAAGATCCGGACTTGCTTACCGGCATTCCGGCAAAACGGCTAAGCGACGCACAGAAATCCGCAGGGAAAGCATTGGAACGCTACCGGCAGGCGGTTGGTTCCGATAAGATTGCCTGGTCGATCGTCGCGATCCCATCGGAGAAATGGGCACAGAAAGTATTCCCGGGCGAACATGACCAGATGGCCGCTTTATGGCAAGCAATTTTCCAGACCGTGCGCATTGGGGACGGTGACGCAGTCGCACTGTGGAATGCACATATTTCCAGCCTGGAACGGAGGGCATCCGCATTGAACGAGCGGCGCTACAAAAAATTGCATTACCGTGCGCCAGGCACCGATTTAACAATCGGCTTGCCCCAGGGCCATATTTGGATGAGCGGGGCTTCCCGGACACCGGATGAAGTGCCGTTCATCGCCAATATACCCACTGAAGAAGTGTACACCGTCCCGGCGAAACTGGAAGTGGAAGGCATCGTGCGCAATACGAAGCCGCTCATCTACCAGGGCAATATCATCGATGGCTTCACATTGCAATTCGAAAATGGCCGCATTACGGAAGCACAAGCAGAAGTCGGGCAGGAGCTGCTGGATGAATTGATTTCAGCCGACGAAGGCGCGGCGTATCTCGGGGAAGTGGCACTTGTGCCGGTTAAATCGCCCATATCGGATTCTGGTATTTTGTTCTATAATACCTTGTTCGATGAAAATGCATCGAATCATTTGGCTATCGGCGATTCCTATCCGACTTGCCTCGAAGGCGGAAAAGACATGGACCGTCAACAATTGAAGGAATATGGATTGAATACGTCGATTGTCCATGAGGATTTCATGATCGGCTCAAGTGATATGGACATCGACGGTATTAGGGAAGACGGCAAGACCGAAGCGATTTTCCGAAAAGGAAATTGGGCATTCTAA